The Planctellipticum variicoloris DNA window GATTCGTGTTCCAAAGGCCGGAAGCATGGAGTCCTTAACCACGTGTTTCCGACAATATCTCGGCCGCTTTGAATCAAGCGATTCAACGCTCCTCGAATCAGGCGGTCCGGTTTACCAGCCGTGGCCATATGCTTCCGGTGTCGTGCGCCCTCACGCCGTGTTTAAGCTCATCGATGACAACGACGACACGGTTGCCTATCCTCACGCCAAACTTATTCATGTTGCGGGAATGGTCCGGCACATTGCGATCGAGATGATGAGGCACAATCCGCCGCGCAATTTGCGAGAAAGGCAACCCACGGAGTGGGTTCAGGCTTACGTTGCCGGGCATCAGTCTCCCGAAGACAAGGCGGCCGACGGTCCTCATTCGCAGTTGTCGTACATTCCTCTTCCGTCAATCGGCCACCAACACGCGGACCCTGCTGTTCGGCGCGTGATGATCGTTGCGCCTCTCGGCGATGAGGCATGGCTTGATCATTTAGCGCAGTACCTTGACGGTCAGATGCTGGAACCGGAGAACGACACCAGACTCCCGGCCGGCACGCACCTCCAGTTGATTCCTGATGGCCACAAGGACGGTGTTCGCGACGCCTACATCCGGGATTCGCGAACCTGGGCGAGTTTTACACCGGTCATCCTTCCGGGACATGACGATCACAAGCCGGACAAAACTCGCAAATTGATCCTCAAGGCATTGGCCCAATCCGGAATAGAGCAACCCTGCGAGTTCGAGTGGAGCACATTCAGCCTCTTCCCGAAATCGTATGACGCTCGCAAGTACGTTCATGATGACAATGCTCCTGGTGGCAAGCGGCGTGTCGGCTATTTCCGCCCGGATCACCTGCTGCACCAGACGGCCGTGCATCTGCGAATAACATTCCAGCAGCCTGTTCCCGGCCCGATCACGGTCGGTGCGGGTCGCCACTACGGTCTCGGCCTCTTCGCCGCCACCGACTGATTTCCGCTCCCCAGCGGTATGACGCCGCTCTTTCACAATCTGGTGAAAACCCTTTTTCCGTAGTGTCGAGCTGCGCGGCGTTGTCACGGAGGATGCTCTCCCCTTTGCTGGAGGAACTCCGTGATGACGCCTGCCGCTCTCGATCTCGAACACACGCCGACCGCGATTCCCGATTCCCAAGGCCCGAAACCCGGCTCGGCGCCCGCCCCCTTCGACCTCGAAGGGATTCTGACCGGCGAAGGGACCAACGCCGTCGCGTCCGACGCCGAGCTGGTTCCGGCCCGGATGCTCAACGAATTCGCCTACTGCCCGCGTCTGGCGTATCTCGAATGGGTGCAGGGGGAGTTTGAAGACAACCTGGTGACCCGCGAAGGGACGTTCGGGCATCGCAACGTCGACCGGCCGTCGTGCAAGCCGGTCCCCTCCCCCGACGAGCTCGGCGATGAGGACGATCCGCCGCCCCAGACGTCGCGGGCGCTGATGTTGTCGTCGTACCGCGAAGGACTGCTCGCCAAGCTGGACATCGTCGAGCTGGAAGGCCGGCGGGCGGTGCCGGTCGATTACAAGCGGGGGACCGTTCCCGATAGTCCGCACCAGGCGTGGGAGCCCGAGCGGGTGCAGCTCTGCGCCCAGGGGCTGATTCTCCGCGACAACGGCTACGCCTGCGACTACGGCGAGCTGTATTTCATCGAGTCCCGTCGGCGGGTGGTGGTGCCGTTCGACGACGTGCTGATCATGCGGACGCGACAGCTCGTGGGGGATCTCCGGCGGATGGCCGAGGCGCGGAAACTGCCGCCGCCGCTGGTCGACAGCCCGAAGTGCCCGCGCTGCTCGCTGGTGGGGATCTGCCTGCCGGATGAGACGAACTGGCTGCGGGAGAGTCGAGAGTTGAGAGATGAGAGTCGAGAGGCAGAAACAGAGCGGAAAGCAGAAAGCGGAGAGCGGACGGCCAGGCGAGAGCCGGAAGAGGAGAATGCGAAGAAAGACCGCATTGGGGCGCGGCCGGTGGGGGAGGTTCGGAAACTGTTGCCTGCGCGGGATGATGCGCGGCCGCTGTATGTGCAGGAACAGGGGGCGACGCTGGGGAAGGACGGGGAGCGGCTCATTGTCCGCTCGAAGGACGGGAGTTCGACGCCGGTGCCGCTGATTAACGTGTCGCAGGTGTCGGTGTTCGGCAACGCACAGATGTCAGCCCCGGTGCTGCGTGAGATCGTTTCGCGGGGGATTTCGATCTGCCATTTTTCGTACGGCGGCTGGTTCCACGCGATGACGACCGGGCTGACGCACAAGAACGTCGAGTTGCGGATGGCCCAGTTCGCCGCGGCCGGCGATCCGGCGAAGTCGCTGCCGATCTGCCGGGCGTTCATCGCCGCGAAGATCCGGAATCAGCGGACGATGCTCCGGCGGCACGGTCCGGAGTCGCTGAAGCCGGACCTGGATCGGCTGGCGGAATGGATCGGGAAGGCGGAGCGGGCGACGAGTGCGGAGTCGCTGATGGGGATTGAAGGGATGTCGGCGAAGGTGTACTTCGCGGGTTTTGCGAAGCTGTTCAAGGGGCCGCAGAACTTCACGCTGGAGGGGCGGAACCGGCGGCCGCCGACCGATCCGATCAACGCGCTGTTGTCGTTCGTGTATGCGTTGTTGATGAAGGACTTGACGGTGACGCTGCAGTCGGTGGGGTTCGACCCGATGCTGGGGTTTCTGCATCAGCCGCGGTACGGGAGGCCGTCGCTGGCGCTGGACCTGGCGGAGGAATTCCGGCCGCTGATCGGCGATTCGGTGGTGCTGACGCTGGTCAATAACGGGGAGGTGTCGGCGAATCAGTTCGTATCGCGGGCGGGGTCGGTGGCGCTGACGGACACCGGGAGGAAGGCGGTCCTGGCGGCGTACGAACGGCGGATGGAACACGAGATCACGCACCCGATCTTCCGGTACAAGTTGAGTTATCGGCGGGTGCTGGAAGTGCAGGCGAGGTTGTTATCGCGGGTGCTGCAGGGCGATCTGCCCGAGTACCCCGGTTTCTGCACGCGGTAGGTGTGAGGGGTAGACCAGGGAAGTGGAGGTGGCGAAGAGGCCGAGGGGCAGGCTGAAGATGAAGTGAGACAGGTATGAAGAACGTGTTTATCGTGTCGTACGACGTGGCGGACGCGAAGCGATTGCGGAAGACGTACCGGAAGCTGTGCGGGTTCGGGCAGTCGCTGCAGTATTCGGTGTTCCGGTGCGAGCTGTCGCCGATTCAGTTGCAGACGTTGAAGGACGGGCTGTGGGAGATTTTGAATCTGGACGAGGATCGAGTTATGGTGGTGAACCTGGGGCCGGCGGGTTCGCGCGGCGACGAGTGCGTGGATTTCTGGGGTCAGCCGCGCTGGCTGACGCCGGAGCGAGCTGCGGTGATCGTTTGAGGAGGTTTTGTTGCGATTGAAGCGAATTCGAGCGGTCCGGTGCCCGACAAACCCCCGTGACCTCTCGCAGGCGTAAGTGACTGAGATGCATCGAGTTCTGTGAACAGACCTGT harbors:
- the csb2 gene encoding type I-U CRISPR-associated protein Csb2 codes for the protein MILLLSVRLLDDRFHGLAANGEQPNWPPSCFRLFQAIVAGNARGDSIPAQVVEALKWLEALPPPVVIVPASKAGMVILTYVLNNAEGRSRTQKFLRPTLLNGDRLIEFAWQYDSSEIMTQNHARVLLDAVRHIRAFGWGIDLAIGHGVIQERLPEPSESRSHFVPREHPDAPGIEIRVPKAGSMESLTTCFRQYLGRFESSDSTLLESGGPVYQPWPYASGVVRPHAVFKLIDDNDDTVAYPHAKLIHVAGMVRHIAIEMMRHNPPRNLRERQPTEWVQAYVAGHQSPEDKAADGPHSQLSYIPLPSIGHQHADPAVRRVMIVAPLGDEAWLDHLAQYLDGQMLEPENDTRLPAGTHLQLIPDGHKDGVRDAYIRDSRTWASFTPVILPGHDDHKPDKTRKLILKALAQSGIEQPCEFEWSTFSLFPKSYDARKYVHDDNAPGGKRRVGYFRPDHLLHQTAVHLRITFQQPVPGPITVGAGRHYGLGLFAATD
- the cas2 gene encoding CRISPR-associated endonuclease Cas2 — encoded protein: MKNVFIVSYDVADAKRLRKTYRKLCGFGQSLQYSVFRCELSPIQLQTLKDGLWEILNLDEDRVMVVNLGPAGSRGDECVDFWGQPRWLTPERAAVIV
- the cas1 gene encoding CRISPR-associated endonuclease Cas1, encoding MTPAALDLEHTPTAIPDSQGPKPGSAPAPFDLEGILTGEGTNAVASDAELVPARMLNEFAYCPRLAYLEWVQGEFEDNLVTREGTFGHRNVDRPSCKPVPSPDELGDEDDPPPQTSRALMLSSYREGLLAKLDIVELEGRRAVPVDYKRGTVPDSPHQAWEPERVQLCAQGLILRDNGYACDYGELYFIESRRRVVVPFDDVLIMRTRQLVGDLRRMAEARKLPPPLVDSPKCPRCSLVGICLPDETNWLRESRELRDESREAETERKAESGERTARREPEEENAKKDRIGARPVGEVRKLLPARDDARPLYVQEQGATLGKDGERLIVRSKDGSSTPVPLINVSQVSVFGNAQMSAPVLREIVSRGISICHFSYGGWFHAMTTGLTHKNVELRMAQFAAAGDPAKSLPICRAFIAAKIRNQRTMLRRHGPESLKPDLDRLAEWIGKAERATSAESLMGIEGMSAKVYFAGFAKLFKGPQNFTLEGRNRRPPTDPINALLSFVYALLMKDLTVTLQSVGFDPMLGFLHQPRYGRPSLALDLAEEFRPLIGDSVVLTLVNNGEVSANQFVSRAGSVALTDTGRKAVLAAYERRMEHEITHPIFRYKLSYRRVLEVQARLLSRVLQGDLPEYPGFCTR